One window of Elaeis guineensis isolate ETL-2024a chromosome 11, EG11, whole genome shotgun sequence genomic DNA carries:
- the LOC140852398 gene encoding uncharacterized protein encodes MSNNMQFPIPRLTTTNYENWSIQMKVLLGSQDIWEVVEKGYEEPQDDRAQMVAQRTTLVDQRKKDKKALYFIYQGLDEVGFEKVACATNSKQAWEILENAHKGVEKVKKVHLQMLRGEFETLKMKEGESISDYFTKVLSNVNQMKRNGENVEDKRVVEKILRSLDQKFDYVVATIEESKDVDTMTVDELMGSLQVHEQRILM; translated from the coding sequence ATGTCCAACAACATGCAATTCCCCATTCCACGACTCACCACCACCAATTATGAGAATTGGAGCATCCAGATGAAGGTATTGCTAGGCTCCCAAGATATTTGGGAGGTTGTTGAAAAGGGATATGAAGAACCCCAAGACGACCGCGCACAAATGGTGGCACAAAGAACGACGCTTGTCGATCAAAGAAAAAAGGACAAGAAGGCCCTTTATTTCATCTATCAAGGGCTAGATGAAGTCGGATTCGAGAAGGTTGCTTGTGCCACCAACTCGAAGCAAGCTTGGGAGATCCTCGAGAATGCTCATAAGGGCgttgagaaagtgaagaaggtgcacctCCAAATGTTGAGAGGCGAGTTCGAGACTTTAAAGATgaaggaaggagaatccatctCGGATTACTTCACTAAAGTTCTCTCTAATGTAAACCAAATGAAAAGAAATGGTGAGAATGTGGAGGACAAGCGTGTGGTGGAGAAGATCCTAAGATCCTTGGATCAGAAGTTTGACTATGTTGTGGCTACAATTGAAGAGTCCAAAGATGTGGACACTATGACAGTTGATGAACTCATGGGTTCTCTACAAGTCCATGAGCAGAGGATCTTGATGTGA
- the LOC140852343 gene encoding receptor-like protein EIX1: protein MAVCSSWHSNASRFLMHVTLIVLFLLCLCLGGRDGFMVEGSCIESERRALLSIKEDMYDPDQWLSSWKDQDCCRWSGVGCNNIMGHVVKLDLRYPYDLDVQYETMKFPGPSKVNPSLLDLMHLKYLDLSLNNFFGAPIPKFIGSLVHLEYLNLSYADFSGSIPPQLGNLSNLHFLDISGSDYFSYYGRASLRVDSLRWLSNIPFLHSLDLSGVNLSKAANWLHEINILSSLSDLCLSYTDLPVASASISHVNLTSLTMLDLSWNYHLNATIPHWLFNISSLMHLDLYGCDLSDSLLFAMGDLHNLKFLDLSHNQIIREISPNLANLSHLEHLDLSWNKISGQTWRSIENLHNLMELDLSYNLITRDFFQNLGNLSHLEHLRMASNKICGEIPISIKNLRNLVELDLSYNRNISGEIPEFIGNLIHLQALYLSINNISGEIPDIFDRLHSLSYLVLRSNRITGKIPRSIGNRCKLNMLDISDNSITGELVDTIESWSKCTENRPDGRRSLQGLTSLFVGYNNLSGTIPQTLSQLSALQRLDLASNSFTGHLTEAHFANLTRLDYLDLSYNSFQVSQHWVPPFNASSIVMCSCHLGPKFPTWLRTQTNLRILSLCENNISDGFPTWFWDLKNIYVLNVSHNSMTGQLPTSMGGQQYWYLDVSSNNFHGPIPELNTSYQGTVVLSNNSFSGPIPLSFAKAKYLELFILSHNHINGSIPQFLCNLSSLEVLDLSNNNLSGGIWLFFGRLASLEILDLSNNKLFGELQHFRYIPPQKMIDSQEDSKLGHSSDSMACPVNLQSLHLENNMLSGKFPSLLKYCKQLVILDLSENRFSGDLPIWIGESLRWLRVLSLRSNFFNNSIPMQLSHLTFLQVLDLGCNNFSGALPPSFGNFSAMKRMQNAGKLILSFNAYYTEGILITTKGIEIEYTSVLALIMSIDLSDNNLSGIIPSELVNLHGLCSLNLSNNHFTGKIPENIGALRQLESLDLSMNNLSGMIPSTISSMYSLSHLNLSNNNLSGTIPWGNQLQTFCDPSIYGGNPDLLGWPLPWCCNNASSKSPFQTRAQEEEPRNGDESEMIWLYAGSMPGFVVGLLGFIYVLMIKQATRIAYFYLIDMTYDYIYVQLAMGFAKLKSVLPILMNNNQG from the coding sequence ATGGCTGTTTGTAGTAGTTGGCATTCAAATGCATCCAGATTTCTTATGCATGTCACGTTGATCGTGCTCTTCCTCTTATGTCTCTGCCTTGGTGGTAGAGATGGTTTCATGGTGGAGGGGAGCTGCATAGAGAGTGAAAGGAGAGCTCTGCTTTCCATCAAAGAAGACATGTACGATCCTGACCAGTGGCTCTCCTCTTGGAAGGACCAAGACTGCTGCAGATGGAGTGGAGTGGGCTGCAACAATATCATGGGCCATGTGGTAAAACTCGATCTCAGATATCCATATGACTTAgatgtccaatatgaaactatgaaatTTCCAGGTCCAAGTAAGGTAAATCCTTCTTTACTTGACTTGATGCATTTGAAGTATTTGGATTTGAGCTTGAACAATTTTTTTGGAGCTCCCATTCCTAAATTCATTGGTTCCCTTGTACATTTAGAATATCTCAACCTCTCCTATGCCGATTTCAGCGGATCCATTCCACCTCAGCTTGGAAACCTCTCGAACCTGCATTTCCTTGACATTAGTGGATCTGATTATTTTTCATATTATGGAAGGGCCTCCTTACGTGTTGATAGCCTTCGTTGGCTCTCCAACATCCCTTTTTTGCACTCACTTGATTTGAGTGGTGTCAACCTCTCAAAGGCAGCCAATTGGCTTCATGAGATTAACATACTCTCTTCTCTATCAGATTTGTGTTTGTCCTATACTGACCTCCCTGTTGCGTCCGCTTCTATATCACATGTAAACCTCACATCTCTCACCATGCTTGATCTTTCTTGGAATTACCATCTCAATGCTACCATACCACATTGGCTGTTCAATATCAGCAGTCTCATGCATCTAGATCTTTATGGATGCGATTTATCTGACAGTCTACTATTTGCTATGGGGGATTTACATAACTTGAAATTCTTAGATTTATCTCATAATCAAATAATCAGAGAAATTTCCCCCAACTTAGCAAACCTCAGCCATCTGGAACATCTGGATTTGTCTTGGAACAAAATTAGTGGACAGACATGGAGAAGCATCGAGAACCTCCACAACTTGATGGAATTGGATTTGTCTTATAATCTAATTACTAGAGATTTTTTCCAAAACTTGGGAAACCTCAGCCATTTGGAACATCTACGTATGGCTTCAAACAAAATTTGTGGAGAGATACCGATAAGCATCAAGAACCTCCGCAACTTGGTGGAATTAGATTTGTCATACAATAGAAATATAAGTGGAGAGATACCAGAATTCATTGGGAATCTAATTCACCTACAGGCTTTATATTTGTCAATTAACAACATCAGCGGAGAGATACCAGATATTTTTGACAGGCTTCATAGCTTAAGTTATTTGGTATTACGGTCAAACCGCATAACTGGAAAGATACCGAGATCTATAGGGAATCGATGCAAGTTGAATATGCTAGATATATCTGATAACAGCATTACTGGCGAGCTTGTGGATACTATAGAAAGTTGGTCTAAGTGCACAGAAAATAGACCGGATGGGAGAAGATCTCTACAAGGCTTAACATCACTTTTTGTGGGTTACAATAACTTGAGTGGAACAATCCCACAAACTCTAAGTCAGCTATCTGCACTGCAAAGGTTGGATCTCGCTTCAAATTCCTTTACAGGTCATTTGACCGAAGCCCACTTTGCCAACCTTACAAGATTAGACTACTTGGATCTATCTTACAACTCATTTCAGGTGAGTCAGCATTGGGTTCCTCCTTTTAATGCTTCATCAATTGTTATGTGCTCTTGTCATTTGGGACCAAAATTTCCAACTTGGCTTCGAACACAGACAAATTTACGAATACTAAGTCTCTGTGAAAACAACATTTCAGATGGATTTCCTACTTGGTTTTGGGATCTAAAGAATATCTATGTTCTAAACGTTTCCCATAATAGCATGACTGGGCAACTACCAACTTCTATGGGAGGCCAACAATATTGGTATCTTGATGTGAGTTCCAACAACTTTCATGGTCCAATTCCTGAATTAAATACTTCTTACCAAGGCACCGTGGTACTATCCAACAACTCATTTTCTGGACCTATTCCGTTGAGCTTTGCCAAagctaaatatcttgaactcTTTATTTTGTCCCATAACCATATTAATGGTAGCATCCCTCAATTTCTTTGTAATCTATCTTCATTAGAAGTTCTTGATCTCTCCAACAACAACTTGTCTGGTGGCATCTGGCTATTCTTTGGAAGACTGGCTTCATTGGAGATTCTTGATCTATCTAACAATAAGCTTTTTGGAGAACTACAACATTTTCGGTACATACCACCACAAAAAATGATTGATTCTCAGGAGGACAGCAAATTAGGGCATTCTTCTGACTCAATGGCATGCCCTGTTAACCTCCAATCGCTACATTTGGAAAATAACATGCTCTCTGGAAAATTTCCTTCATTGCTGAAATATTGTAAACAGCTAGTTATTCTTGATCTTAGTGAAAACAGATTCTCAGGTGACCTACCAATATGGATTGGAGAAAGCCTAAGATGGCTGAGAGTTCTTTCTTTGAGGTCAAATTTCTTCAACAATAGCATCCCAATGCAGCTATCACATCTTACTTTTCTTCAAGTTTTGGACCTCGGTTGCAACAATTTTTCAGGAGCTTTGCCTCCATCGTTTGGAAATTTTAGTGCAATGAAGAGGATGCAGAATGCAGGCAAACTAATACTTTCATTCAATGCTTACTATACTGAGGGCATATTAATAACCACAAAGGGAATAGAAATTGAGTACACCAGTGTGCTCGCACTCATAATGAGTATAGACCTCTCGGACAACAATCTTTCAGGGATAATTCCTTCAGAACTAGTAAATCTTCATGGACTGTGTTCCTTGAATCTCTCCAATAATCACTTCACCGGAAAGATCCCAGAAAATATTGGCGCCTTGAGGCAATTAGAATCACTTGACCTGTCAATGAACAATCTCTCAGGCATGATTCCCTCAACTATTTCCTCGATGTATTCTTTAAGTCACTTGAACTTGTCCAACAACAACTTGTCAGGAACAATTCCATGGGGAAACCAATTGCAAACATTCTGTGATCCTTCCATTTATGGTGGAAATCCTGATCTTCTTGGATGGCCATTGCCATGGTGCTGTAACAATGCCTCCTCTAAAAGTCCATTTCAAACAAGAGCTCAAGAGGAGGAACCTAGAAATGGTGATGAGTCCGAAATGATCTGGCTTTATGCTGGCTCCATGCCGGGTTTTGTTGTGGGGCTCTTGGGGTTCATCTATGTGCTCATGATCAAACAAGCTACAAGGATTGCTTACTTCTATTTGATTGATATGACTTATGATTATATCTATGTGCAATTAGCAATGGGATTTGCCAAATTGAAGTCCGTCTTGCCTATCTTGATGAACAACAACCAAGGATAA